A single window of Thalassomonas viridans DNA harbors:
- a CDS encoding PEP-CTERM sorting domain-containing protein yields MNGKFLNLALAGIVLLHSSFANASLISHSGYTLDTETNIVSGETLEWLQWDETAGLTVEQVLNDYDGWSLATNNQMAQLFSDFFPEYTWTTDEGLYQDNWGVFGVDSSHVNFVELFGATYTIADDSKDNFFDEYAVTSAYFGHDQNQDGGINSAYVRDDYGFASSGREVAPLAMLTSDWVTPADQGESRYGVALVRSITGGENTVTVPEPSALVMLALGLLAFGGRRCLK; encoded by the coding sequence ATGAACGGAAAATTTTTGAATCTTGCCCTGGCGGGCATCGTCTTATTGCATAGCAGTTTCGCCAATGCTTCCCTAATCAGCCATAGCGGCTATACCCTAGATACGGAAACCAATATTGTCTCCGGTGAGACGCTTGAGTGGCTGCAATGGGATGAAACCGCCGGGCTTACCGTGGAGCAAGTGTTAAATGACTATGACGGCTGGTCCCTGGCCACAAACAACCAGATGGCGCAGCTGTTTTCTGACTTTTTCCCGGAATATACCTGGACGACGGATGAAGGGCTCTACCAGGATAACTGGGGCGTGTTTGGTGTTGACAGCAGCCATGTCAATTTTGTTGAACTGTTCGGGGCGACTTATACCATAGCCGATGACAGCAAAGACAACTTTTTTGATGAATATGCGGTTACCTCGGCATATTTTGGCCACGACCAAAATCAGGACGGCGGGATTAATTCGGCATATGTGCGTGATGATTATGGCTTTGCCAGCTCCGGCAGGGAAGTAGCTCCGCTTGCCATGTTGACATCAGACTGGGTTACCCCGGCGGATCAGGGGGAGAGCCGCTACGGTGTCGCCCTGGTGCGGAGCATTACGGGCGGTGAAAATACCGTGACCGTACCTGAGCCCAGTGCCCTGGTGATGTTGGCCTTAGGCTTGCTAGCTTTCGGCGGCCGCCGCTGCTTGAAGTAA
- a CDS encoding GNAT family N-acetyltransferase, with translation MLNIRQGSFEEAIAVKAGIPEMHGSETVKDLLARIGSSPYLLLVAEVDGELAGFKLGYETSGAEGTFYSWQGGVLPAYRSGGIAKKLLLAQESQVAELGYKRITVKSMNRYPHMMKMLLSNGYQISGYQEKTSPVDAKISFQKLLIPA, from the coding sequence ATGCTAAATATTCGCCAGGGCAGTTTTGAAGAAGCTATCGCCGTCAAGGCCGGTATTCCGGAAATGCACGGCTCGGAAACCGTGAAGGACTTGCTTGCACGCATAGGGTCAAGTCCTTACCTCTTGCTAGTTGCCGAAGTGGACGGCGAGCTTGCCGGTTTTAAGCTGGGTTACGAAACGTCCGGCGCTGAGGGAACTTTTTATAGCTGGCAGGGCGGGGTGCTGCCTGCTTACCGCAGCGGGGGCATAGCGAAAAAACTCCTGCTGGCCCAGGAAAGCCAGGTGGCTGAGCTGGGGTACAAGAGAATTACCGTCAAATCCATGAACCGCTATCCTCATATGATGAAGATGCTGCTCTCCAATGGTTACCAAATTAGCGGCTATCAGGAAAAAACCAGCCCTGTAGATGCCAAGATAAGTTTTCAAAAGTTGTTAATACCCGCCTGA